Proteins encoded in a region of the Nitrospirota bacterium genome:
- a CDS encoding methyltransferase domain-containing protein, which yields MDQAICQRAATVGFWDGYARWYQLWMEHTGYHEKILDVLLAKAEPLWTVLDIGSGNGVLSMPLCAIGCEVTALEPSVGMRNLLFSEAMKRGIEWLTVDDRTWEQVPLYAYQNLDLIMACNSLHLTELGLAQALNRIFRFNPKRVFLISELYPGIEIEPLCKDYNLQFTLYWQAESSFAYHHIGEALDHWTFKKGARLTEGEMREISTSLVLYDDHYWMKDNATIGMFWWEKDSADKGEVL from the coding sequence ATGGATCAGGCAATCTGCCAAAGAGCTGCAACCGTCGGATTCTGGGATGGTTACGCGCGCTGGTATCAGCTCTGGATGGAGCATACCGGGTATCACGAAAAAATCCTGGATGTCTTGCTGGCGAAGGCAGAGCCTTTGTGGACAGTACTCGATATCGGGTCGGGGAATGGCGTTCTCTCCATGCCCCTGTGCGCGATCGGATGCGAGGTAACAGCGCTTGAGCCCTCTGTGGGGATGAGAAATCTTCTTTTTTCCGAGGCAATGAAGCGCGGCATTGAGTGGCTCACGGTCGATGACCGGACGTGGGAGCAGGTCCCCCTGTATGCCTACCAGAACCTGGATCTCATCATGGCATGCAACAGCCTGCATTTGACCGAACTCGGTCTTGCTCAGGCGCTCAACCGCATATTCAGGTTCAATCCGAAACGGGTTTTTCTCATTTCGGAATTGTATCCCGGGATCGAGATCGAGCCTCTCTGCAAAGACTACAATCTGCAATTTACCCTGTATTGGCAAGCCGAGAGTTCCTTTGCCTATCATCATATCGGCGAGGCATTGGACCACTGGACATTTAAAAAGGGGGCGAGGTTGACCGAGGGGGAAATGCGGGAAATTTCAACGTCCCTGGTTTTGTACGACGATCACTACTGGATGAAGGACAACGCGACAATCGGCATGTTCTGGTGGGAGAAAGATTCAGCAGACAAGGGAGAGGTACTATAA
- a CDS encoding energy transducer TonB: MKYQLAGLQVSLFIHALLFAIGFGSNYFSIATSAPIPIELGMLTSSGPAPVKVAQPDRNRVHRVKETTKPVQQPEALSQTAVAERPLVKKEDSAPQPVTNESLSAGQTAPAGSVIGPVFNADYLHNPKPPYPLIARRLKLEGTVIVRVLVSPAGKAEIVRMGVSSGASVLDQAALNAVQGWSFVPAQQGGQPVSAWVDVPIRFRLTE; this comes from the coding sequence ATGAAGTACCAGCTTGCCGGTCTACAGGTATCCCTGTTCATACACGCATTGCTCTTTGCGATCGGCTTCGGATCCAATTACTTTTCGATCGCGACAAGCGCTCCCATTCCCATCGAGCTCGGAATGCTCACCAGTTCCGGGCCTGCGCCGGTCAAGGTCGCGCAGCCGGACAGGAACCGAGTTCACAGGGTCAAAGAAACGACCAAACCGGTTCAGCAGCCGGAAGCACTCTCTCAGACAGCAGTGGCCGAGAGACCGCTGGTGAAGAAGGAAGATTCTGCCCCTCAACCGGTGACGAACGAATCTTTATCAGCGGGCCAAACCGCGCCTGCAGGCTCGGTAATCGGTCCCGTCTTTAATGCTGATTATCTGCATAATCCGAAACCGCCGTACCCGCTTATTGCGCGGCGGTTGAAGCTGGAAGGAACGGTCATCGTACGGGTGTTGGTTAGCCCGGCGGGGAAGGCTGAGATCGTCCGCATGGGAGTGAGCTCTGGAGCGAGTGTGCTGGACCAGGCAGCGTTGAATGCCGTGCAAGGGTGGTCTTTCGTACCAGCGCAGCAGGGAGGTCAGCCGGTTTCCGCCTGGGTGGATGTGCCCATTCGTTTTCGCTTGACCGAGTAA
- a CDS encoding biopolymer transporter ExbD, with the protein MNEKEFDYINVIPLVDVMLVLLTIVLTTSTFIATGAVRVELPQASKSPAEILKTQTIEIDVSGNIYLNSRLTALDELKISLQTTPRETPLLIRADKNIRLQAFVDVLDVVKNLAFKRVSLQTQEMR; encoded by the coding sequence ATGAACGAGAAAGAGTTTGATTATATCAATGTGATCCCGCTCGTTGACGTGATGCTGGTGCTGCTCACCATCGTGCTCACGACATCGACCTTCATCGCCACGGGAGCCGTCCGGGTGGAACTCCCCCAGGCGTCAAAAAGCCCCGCAGAGATATTAAAGACCCAAACCATTGAAATTGACGTCAGCGGCAACATATATCTGAACAGCCGTCTTACAGCGCTCGATGAATTGAAGATCTCGCTGCAAACTACGCCCAGGGAAACTCCGCTTCTCATCAGGGCTGACAAAAATATCCGCTTGCAGGCTTTTGTCGATGTCCTTGACGTCGTGAAAAACCTCGCCTTTAAAAGGGTCAGCTTGCAGACGCAAGAGATGAGATGA
- the exbB gene encoding TonB-system energizer ExbB produces the protein MEWLRVLIDYGIMGILLLLSIAAVAIAVERHLVFKNISIDSFPDKKSLELELTHKLHLIATIGSNAPYIGLLGTVLGIMLTFYTMGKEGFMDSGKIMTGLSLALKATAAGLLVAIPSVVLYNLLLRRAKVLLMKWEIKHERERV, from the coding sequence ATGGAATGGCTCAGGGTCTTGATCGATTACGGAATCATGGGGATATTGCTGCTCTTGAGTATCGCGGCCGTTGCAATAGCTGTGGAGCGGCACCTTGTCTTTAAGAATATCAGCATAGACTCGTTTCCCGACAAGAAAAGTCTGGAACTTGAACTTACTCATAAGCTTCACCTTATCGCGACCATTGGAAGCAATGCACCCTACATCGGGCTGCTCGGCACGGTGCTCGGCATTATGCTCACTTTTTATACCATGGGCAAGGAGGGGTTCATGGACTCGGGCAAGATCATGACCGGTCTGTCGCTGGCGCTCAAAGCCACGGCTGCAGGGCTTCTTGTCGCCATCCCGTCCGTAGTGCTCTACAACCTTCTGCTCAGAAGGGCAAAAGTCCTTTTGATGAAGTGGGAGATCAAGCATGAACGAGAAAGAGTTTGA
- the nikR gene encoding nickel-responsive transcriptional regulator NikR, with protein sequence MAGLTRFGVSIDDKLIKKFDALISRKGYATRSEAIRDMIRDMLVEQEWEAGSQETVGTITIVYNHHTRELDHALNDMQHQSFHQIVSALHVHLDAHNCLEVLVVKGKSRDIKTIADRLIGTKGVKHGKLTMTTTGKELM encoded by the coding sequence ATGGCAGGTTTGACTCGATTCGGTGTTTCGATCGATGATAAGCTTATCAAGAAGTTCGACGCGCTCATATCCCGGAAGGGTTACGCGACCCGTTCCGAAGCAATACGCGATATGATCCGCGATATGCTCGTCGAACAGGAATGGGAGGCAGGCTCGCAGGAGACGGTCGGGACGATCACGATCGTCTACAACCACCATACGCGCGAACTCGATCACGCCCTGAATGATATGCAGCATCAGTCCTTCCATCAGATCGTCTCGGCGCTCCACGTTCATCTCGACGCGCATAACTGCCTCGAAGTACTGGTCGTCAAGGGCAAGAGCCGGGACATCAAAACCATCGCAGACAGACTGATCGGCACCAAGGGGGTGAAGCACGGCAAGCTGACCATGACCACGACGGGAAAGGAATTGATGTAA